From the Lolium rigidum isolate FL_2022 chromosome 2, APGP_CSIRO_Lrig_0.1, whole genome shotgun sequence genome, one window contains:
- the LOC124687315 gene encoding probable serine/threonine-protein kinase At1g54610 produces MGSLCSKEQVVEEEPPVPPNRLQKAPSQSLKQLITVTAKEESAVVVAPVVHRAIGRSQSTLKGTSLIKAKPQPAVALPVPAPVAEKKAPVVVIASLNKSYSTAGPTHHRRATVDAAARNPVDADEEDADADADAAADPDLHGVPQGFSGEHVIAGWPTWLTSVAGEVVHGWLPRRADTFERLDKIGQGTYSNVYKARDLQSGKIVALKRVRFVNMDPESVRFMAREIHILRRLDHPNVIRLEGIVTSRLSHSLYLVFEYMEHDLAGLAATPGLRFTEPQVKCFMKQILDGLHHCHGRGVLHRDIKGSNLLIDDNGVLKLADFGLATFFDPAKARQLTSRVVTLWYRPPELLLGATEYGIAVDLWSTGCILAELLAGKPIMPGQTEIEQLHKIFKLCGSPSEDYWAKAKLPDVTLFKPQRPYRRRIAETFRDFPPTALDLLDTLLAIEPSYRGTAASALDSEFFRTKPLACDPSSLPKYPPSKEYDAKLRGKEAMRQNAAAAMGGKGSLSVKPERNEPTKAVPAQDPMGADHQRRQMRNNPKSSSHHYTTLEDSVPGFRMEPPAAAGLPSTIQSAGQFGSTWYRKDGPRGAIPRTTSSSRLSGNPAHLTSQRSYAPSRGTDLHPSSSATRNTNSKYNRLDVAEPANALDRPAPTNSNNKKDMGMGMGMRDGPSAGQGYARNPRRMNYSGPLVPPGGNMDEMLKEHERQIQQAVRKARVDKERTTNRPNQY; encoded by the exons ATGGGCAGCCTCTGCTCCAAGGAGCAGGTCGTCGAGGAGGAGCCGCCTGTCCCGCCCAACCGGCTGCAGAAGGCGCCGAGCCAATCCCTGAAGCAGCTTATCACGGTCACCGCCAAGGAGGAGTCCGCGGTCGTCGTCGCGCCGGTCGTGCACCGCGCGATAGGCAGGTCGCAGTCCACACTCAAGGGCACCAGCCTGATCAAGGCCAAGCCGCAGCCTGCCGTCGCGCtgccggtgccggcgccggtggccgAGAAGAAGGCGCCGGTCGTCGTGATCGCGTCCCTCAACAAGTCCTACAGCACTGCCGGGCCCACGCACCACCGGCGCGCCACCGTCGACGCTGCCGCCCGGAATCCTGTCGATGCCGACGAAgaagacgccgacgccgacgccgacgccgcggCGGACCCTGACCTGCATGGCGTGCCGCAGGGGTTCTCCGGGGAGCACGTGATCGCCGGTTGGCCGACCTGGCTGACGTCGGTGGCCGGGGAGGTCGTCCACGGGTGGCTGCCCCGGCGCGCCGACACCTTCGAGCGGCTGGACAAGATCGGGCAGGGCACGTACAGCAACGTGTACAAGGCGCGGGACCTGCAGAGCGGCAAGATCGTGGCGCTGAAGCGGGTGCGGTTCGTCAACATGGACCCGGAGAGCGTGCGGTTCATGGCGCGGGAGATCCACATCCTGCGCCGGCTCGACCACCCCAACGTGATCAGGCTGGAGGGCATCGTCACCTCCCGCCTCTCCCACAGCCTCTACCTCGTCTTCGAGTACATGGAGCACGACCTCGCCGGACTCGCCGCCACGCCGGGCCTCCGGTTCACGGAGCCGCAGGTCAAGTGCTTCATGAAGCAGATCCTCGACGGGCTCCACCATTGTCACGGCCGAGGGGTGCTCCACAGGGACATCAAGGGATCCAACCTTCTCATCGACGACAACGGCGTGCTCAAGCTCGCCGACTTCGGCCTGGCCACCTTCTTCGACCCGGCCAAGGCGCGGCAGCTCACGAGCCGGGTCGTCACGCTCTGGTACCGCCCGCCGGAGCTCCTGCTAGGCGCCACCGAGTACGGTATCGCCGTCGACCTGTGGAGCACCGGGTGCATCCTCGCCGAGTTGCTCGCCGGAAAGCCCATCATGCCCGGACAGACCGAG ATTGAGCAGCTGCACAAGATCTTCAAGCTGTGCGGGTCGCCGTCCGAGGACTACTGGGCCAAGGCGAAGCTGCCGGACGTCACCCTCTTCAAGCCACAGCGGCCGTACCGGCGCCGGATCGCCGAGACCTTCCGGGATTTCCCTCCCACGGCGCTGGACCTCCTGGACACGCTGCTCGCCATCGAACCTTCCTACCGGGGCACCGCAGCTTCGGCTCTCGACAGCGAA TTCTTCAGAACCAAGCCGTTGGCGTGTGACCCGTCGAGCTTGCCCAAGTACCCACCCAGCAAGGAGTACGACGCCAAGCTCCGCGGCAAGGAGGCCATGAG GCAAAACGCGGCGGCTGCCATGGGAGGCAAGGGCTCCTTGTCGGTGAAGCCGGAGCGAAACGAGCCCACCAAGGCGGTGCCAGCGCAGGACCCCATGGGAGCTGACCACCAG AGGAGGCAGATGCGTAACAACCCGAAGAGCAGCAGCCACCACTACACCACGCTGGAGGACAGCGTGCCGGGGTTCCGCATGgagccgccggcggccgccgggcTGCCGTCGACGATTCAGAGCGCCGGCCAGTTCGGGTCGACGTGGTACCGGAAGGACGGCCCGCGCGGCGCCATCCCGCGCACGACCAGCTCCTCCAGGCTGTCGGGCAACCCCGCGCACCTGACGTCACAGCGCTCCTACGCGCCGTCCCGGGGCACCGACCTGCACCCAAGCTCGTCGGCGACCAGGAACACCAACTCCAAGTACAATCGCCTCGACGTCGCCGAGCCCGCCAACGCGCTCGACAGGCCCGCCCCTaccaacagcaacaacaagaagGATATGGGCATGGGCATGGGCATGAGGGACGGTCCTTCAGCT GGCCAGGGGTACGCTCGGAACCCTCGGAGGATGAACTACTCCGGCCCGCTGGTGCCGCCGGGAGGCAACATGGACGAGATGCTCAAGGAGCACGAGCGGCAGATCCAGCAGGCGGTACGCAAAGCACGCGTCGACAAGGAGAGGACGACCAACCGGCCGAACCAGTACTGA